The Enterobacter kobei genome has a segment encoding these proteins:
- the yegD gene encoding molecular chaperone — MFIGFDYGTANCSVAIMQNGQPQLLKMEKESTLLPSMLCAPTREAVSEWLFRHHQVPATAAETQALLRRAVSFNREEDIDVTPSSVQFGLSSLGHYIEDPEEVYFVKSPKSFLGASGLKPQQVAVFEDLVCAMMLHIRHQAQTQVPETITQAVIGRPINFQGLGGDEANQQAQGILERAAHRAGFRDVVFQYEPVAAGLDFEATLTEEKRVLVVDIGGGTTDCSLLLMGPQWHHRRDRENSLLGHSGCRVGGNDLDIALAFKSLMPLLGMGGQTEKGIALPILPWWNAIAINDVPAQSDFYSTANGRFLNDLMRDAQDADKVALLYKVWRQRLSYRVVRTAEESKIALSNRAEHAVSLPFISDDLATAISQEGLETALAQPLQRILEQVQLALENGKEKPDVIYLTGGSARSPLIKKALAEQLPGIPVAGGDDFGSVTAGLARWAQVMFS, encoded by the coding sequence GTGTTTATCGGATTCGACTACGGTACGGCAAACTGCTCGGTTGCAATAATGCAAAACGGGCAACCACAGCTCCTGAAAATGGAAAAAGAGAGCACGCTGCTGCCGTCAATGCTCTGCGCGCCGACGCGTGAAGCGGTGAGCGAGTGGCTGTTCCGCCACCATCAGGTTCCGGCGACTGCGGCAGAAACTCAGGCGCTGCTGCGCCGGGCAGTGAGCTTTAACCGCGAGGAAGATATCGACGTTACGCCTTCCAGCGTGCAGTTCGGCCTCTCTTCACTCGGGCATTACATTGAAGACCCGGAAGAGGTCTACTTTGTTAAATCGCCAAAATCTTTCCTCGGGGCCAGCGGCCTCAAGCCGCAGCAGGTGGCGGTGTTTGAAGACCTGGTATGCGCCATGATGCTGCATATCCGTCATCAGGCGCAGACGCAGGTCCCCGAGACGATTACCCAGGCCGTGATTGGCCGCCCGATCAACTTCCAGGGGCTGGGCGGCGATGAGGCTAACCAGCAGGCGCAGGGGATCCTTGAGCGCGCGGCGCACCGGGCAGGCTTTCGCGACGTGGTGTTCCAGTATGAGCCAGTTGCGGCGGGGCTGGACTTTGAGGCCACGTTGACGGAAGAAAAACGGGTGCTGGTCGTGGATATCGGCGGGGGTACAACGGACTGCTCGCTGCTGCTGATGGGGCCGCAGTGGCATCACCGCCGCGACCGTGAAAATAGCCTGCTGGGGCACAGCGGCTGCCGCGTGGGCGGTAACGATCTGGATATCGCCCTGGCATTTAAGAGCCTGATGCCGCTGCTCGGCATGGGCGGGCAAACGGAAAAAGGCATCGCCCTGCCGATCCTGCCGTGGTGGAACGCGATTGCCATCAACGACGTCCCGGCGCAGAGTGATTTTTACAGTACCGCCAACGGCCGCTTCCTGAATGACCTGATGCGTGATGCGCAGGACGCCGATAAAGTCGCCCTGCTGTATAAAGTGTGGCGTCAGCGCCTGAGCTACCGCGTGGTACGCACCGCCGAAGAGAGCAAAATTGCCCTTTCAAACCGCGCTGAACATGCGGTGTCCTTGCCATTTATCAGCGACGATCTGGCCACGGCGATTTCACAGGAGGGGCTGGAGACCGCGCTCGCGCAGCCGCTACAGCGCATACTGGAACAGGTGCAACTCGCGCTGGAGAACGGCAAGGAGAAGCCGGACGTCATCTACCTGACCGGCGGAAGCGCCCGTTCACCGCTGATCAAAAAAGCGCTGGCGGAACAGTTGCCGGGTATTCCGGTTGCCGGTGGCGATGACTTTGGCTCCGTTACCGCGGGGCTGGCGCGCTGGGCGCAGGTGATGTTTAGCTAG
- a CDS encoding diguanylate cyclase → MNKQYQRVLVTTPHPLLRLVCLGLVTFIFTLFSLELTRFGTLLAPLWFPTAIMMVAFYRHAGKMWPGIALACSFGNILASWMLFSWGAINLTYTAIYVIEAVVGALLLRKLLPWYNPLQNLSDWIRLAMGSALVPPLVGGILVIFLVPGPEPLRDFIVWVLSESIGALALVPLGLLFKPHYLLRHRDPRLLLETLLTMAVTLALSWAAITWLPWPFTCVIVLLMWSAVRLPRMEAFLVFLVTVMVVSLMIAHNPEALTTQHEGPMINAPWLPFLMLLLPANVMTMVMYAFRAERKHITESEARFRNAMEYSAIGMALVSIEGQWLQANKALCNFLGYSQSELQSLTFQQLTWPEDLHTDLEQLEQLVNGDINTYTLEKRYYTRNGEVVWALLAVSVVRHADGSPLYFIAQIEDINDLKQTEWVNKRLMERITLANEAGGIGIWEWDLEPDIISWDKRMFELYEIPPHIKPTWQLWHDTMLPEDRAHAEQVLRDSLISRLPFKLEFRIRVKEGVRHIRSLANRVLNKEGEVERLLGINMDMTEVKQLNEALFQEKERLHITLDSIGEAVLCTDIDMNVTFMNPVAEKMSGWLQTEAIGQPVLKVLHITFGERGPLMENIHSGDMSRSDIDQDVVLNRRTGGAFDIHYSITPLSTLDGQSIGSVIVIQDVTESRKMLRQLSYSASHDALTHLANRVSFENHLKRLLQTVRETRQRHALVFIDLDRFKAVNDTAGHAAGDALLRELSSMMLTMLRSSDVLARLGGDEFGLLLPDCNIESARYITGRLVHSINDYHFMWEGRLHRIGASAGITLIDEHNHLASEVMSQADIACYASKNSGRGIVTVYEPQQERDHSTRSMMSLDEQWHMIKDNHLMMIARSVASPRIPESCNFWLISLRLWTSQGEVLEEHAFRSGLAEPELLHALDRRIFSDFFRTSAARIASKGMGIALPLSAAGLASVTLVDELLDLLDKSPMPGRLLHLVIPAGVVCDSDENLQRGLQKLRQAGCRVILSQIGRDMDIFTHLSPNMADYLMLDAEVVSNVYGNLMDEMMVTIVQGHAQRLGMRTIAGPCNQPIMMDTLSGIGIDFIYGDTIAEPQPLDLLLNTSYFAIN, encoded by the coding sequence ATGAATAAACAATACCAGCGGGTTTTGGTTACCACCCCACATCCTTTATTACGACTTGTCTGTCTGGGCCTGGTCACCTTTATCTTTACCTTATTTTCGCTGGAGCTTACCCGCTTCGGCACCCTGCTGGCGCCGCTCTGGTTCCCCACCGCCATCATGATGGTGGCGTTTTACCGCCACGCGGGAAAAATGTGGCCGGGCATTGCCCTGGCCTGTTCGTTCGGCAATATTCTGGCCTCGTGGATGTTGTTCTCGTGGGGGGCGATTAACCTCACCTACACCGCCATATATGTGATTGAGGCCGTCGTCGGTGCATTACTACTGCGCAAACTGCTCCCGTGGTATAACCCGCTGCAAAATTTAAGTGACTGGATCCGTCTGGCGATGGGCAGCGCGCTGGTGCCGCCGCTGGTAGGCGGTATTCTGGTGATTTTTCTGGTTCCCGGTCCTGAGCCACTGCGCGATTTCATTGTGTGGGTGTTATCTGAATCCATTGGCGCGCTGGCACTGGTGCCGCTGGGATTACTGTTTAAACCCCACTACCTGCTGCGCCACCGTGATCCGCGACTGCTGCTGGAAACGCTGCTCACAATGGCCGTGACGTTGGCCCTGAGTTGGGCAGCCATCACCTGGCTTCCATGGCCATTTACCTGCGTGATCGTCCTGCTTATGTGGAGCGCCGTGCGCTTACCGCGAATGGAAGCGTTCCTGGTGTTTCTGGTCACCGTGATGGTCGTGTCCCTGATGATTGCCCATAACCCTGAGGCGCTGACCACCCAACACGAAGGGCCGATGATCAACGCGCCCTGGCTGCCGTTCCTGATGCTGCTTCTCCCGGCGAACGTGATGACCATGGTGATGTATGCCTTCCGTGCCGAACGCAAACACATCACTGAAAGCGAAGCGCGTTTTCGTAATGCGATGGAGTATTCCGCCATCGGGATGGCGTTAGTCAGCATTGAGGGGCAGTGGCTACAGGCCAACAAAGCGCTGTGCAATTTCCTCGGTTACAGCCAGTCCGAACTACAGTCACTCACCTTCCAGCAGCTCACCTGGCCGGAAGATTTGCACACCGACCTCGAACAGCTGGAGCAGCTGGTCAACGGCGACATCAACACCTATACCCTTGAAAAGCGCTATTACACGCGCAACGGTGAAGTGGTCTGGGCGCTGCTTGCCGTCTCCGTTGTGCGCCATGCCGACGGCTCGCCGCTCTATTTTATCGCCCAGATTGAAGACATTAACGACCTGAAGCAGACCGAGTGGGTCAACAAACGCCTGATGGAACGTATTACGCTGGCCAACGAAGCGGGCGGCATCGGCATCTGGGAGTGGGATCTTGAGCCTGACATCATCAGCTGGGATAAGCGGATGTTCGAACTGTATGAAATCCCACCGCACATCAAACCCACCTGGCAGCTCTGGCACGACACGATGCTGCCAGAAGACCGCGCCCATGCAGAACAGGTGCTGCGGGATTCACTGATCTCACGTCTGCCGTTTAAGCTGGAATTCCGTATCCGCGTGAAGGAAGGCGTGCGCCATATTCGCTCCCTGGCAAACCGGGTGTTGAATAAAGAGGGCGAAGTCGAGCGTTTGCTTGGCATCAACATGGACATGACCGAGGTTAAGCAGCTTAACGAGGCGCTGTTCCAGGAAAAAGAGCGTCTGCATATCACGCTCGACTCCATCGGCGAAGCCGTGCTCTGTACCGATATCGACATGAACGTCACCTTTATGAACCCGGTCGCCGAGAAGATGAGCGGCTGGCTGCAAACCGAGGCTATCGGCCAGCCGGTTCTCAAGGTATTACACATCACGTTTGGGGAGCGAGGGCCGCTGATGGAGAACATCCACAGCGGGGATATGTCACGCTCAGATATCGACCAGGACGTGGTGCTGAACCGCCGCACGGGTGGAGCGTTTGACATCCATTACAGCATTACGCCACTCAGCACGCTGGATGGACAAAGTATCGGCTCGGTTATCGTTATTCAGGATGTCACCGAGTCGCGCAAAATGCTGCGTCAGCTGAGTTACAGCGCGTCGCACGATGCCCTGACCCACCTGGCAAACCGGGTCAGCTTTGAAAACCACCTCAAACGACTCCTGCAAACGGTTCGTGAGACGCGGCAGCGTCATGCGCTGGTCTTTATCGATCTGGACCGCTTCAAAGCCGTCAATGATACCGCAGGCCATGCGGCGGGCGATGCCCTGCTGCGGGAACTCTCTTCCATGATGTTAACCATGCTGCGCTCCAGCGATGTGCTGGCGCGTCTGGGGGGTGATGAGTTTGGGCTGTTGTTGCCGGACTGCAATATTGAGAGCGCACGCTATATCACCGGTCGTCTGGTCCATAGCATCAACGACTATCACTTTATGTGGGAAGGCCGCCTGCATCGAATTGGCGCCAGCGCCGGGATCACGCTGATCGATGAACATAACCACCTGGCGTCAGAAGTGATGTCACAGGCAGATATTGCCTGTTATGCCTCCAAAAACAGCGGGCGCGGCATCGTGACGGTTTACGAACCGCAGCAGGAGCGGGATCACAGCACGCGCAGCATGATGTCGCTGGACGAACAATGGCACATGATCAAAGACAATCACCTGATGATGATAGCCCGTAGCGTCGCCTCTCCTCGCATACCGGAGAGCTGTAATTTCTGGCTGATTTCGCTGCGCCTGTGGACCAGCCAGGGCGAAGTCCTGGAGGAACACGCCTTCCGTTCTGGACTGGCAGAGCCGGAACTGCTGCACGCCCTCGACAGACGCATCTTTAGCGACTTCTTCCGGACATCTGCCGCCAGGATCGCCAGTAAAGGCATGGGGATCGCATTGCCGCTTTCGGCAGCCGGTTTAGCCAGCGTGACGCTGGTCGACGAACTCCTCGATCTTCTTGATAAAAGCCCAATGCCGGGCCGTCTGCTGCATCTGGTGATCCCTGCCGGCGTGGTGTGTGATTCGGATGAGAATCTGCAGCGGGGTTTACAAAAGCTTCGCCAGGCGGGCTGCCGCGTGATCCTCAGCCAGATAGGCCGCGACATGGACATTTTCACCCACCTGAGTCCGAACATGGCCGATTACCTGATGCTGGATGCCGAAGTCGTGAGCAACGTCTATGGCAACCTGATGGATGAGATGATGGTGACCATCGTTCAGGGCCATGCCCAGCGTCTGGGGATGAGAACCATCGCAGGCCCCTGTAATCAGCCCATCATGATGGATACGCTTTCCGGCATTGGCATTGATTTTATCTATGGTGACACCATCGCCGAGCCGCAGCCGCTGGATCTACTGCTCAACACCAGTTATTTCGCCATCAACTGA